Below is a window of Variovorax sp. TBS-050B DNA.
AGTACGTGACGATCGAGGATTCCACCGGCCGGCTCGGCAACATCCCGGGCTACGCCACGATGAACCTGCGCGCGGCCTACGACTTCGGCCCTTCGATGAGCCACCTCAAGCTGGCCGTCGGCATCAAGAACCTGTTCGACCGCCGCTACTTCAACCGCTCGGTCGACAACAACGGCGGCAAGTACGTGGGCCAGCCGCGCACGCTCTACCTGCAGGCTTCGGTGGCGTTCTGAGTCCGTGGGGGCGCATACACTCGCGCACCCATGGCCCTCAAATCCACCATCTTCAAGGCCACCCTCGCGGTGGCCGACATCGACCACGGCTACTACGCCGACCATGCGCTGACGCTGGCGCGCCATCCGAGCGAGACCGACGAGCGCATGATGATCCGGCTCGTCGCGCTCGCGCTCAACGCGCACAAGCTGCAGGACGTGTGCAACGGCGACGGCACGCTGGCCTTCGGCGCGGGCCTGTCGAACGTCGACGAACCCGATGTGTGGCTGCGCGATTTCACGGGCGAGACCAAGCTCTGGATCGAGGTCGGCCAGCCCGAGGACAAGCCGATCATCAAGGCCTGCGGCAAGGCCGACGAGGTGATCGTCTACTGCTTCAACCATGCGGCCGAGATCTGGTGGCGCGGCATCGAGGGCAAGCTCACGCGGCCGCAGAACCTGCAGGTGCACCGGGTGCCGACCGAGGCCTCGCAGGCGCTGGCTTTGCTGGCGCAGCGCAGCATGCAGCTGCAGGCGACGATCCAGGAAAACACGCTGACGCTGGGCGACGGCAACCGCAGCATCGACGTGGAACTGCAGCGCTGGAAATAAGGCTCGCCCCCAGTCTCCGCGCACTTCGTGTCGCTGCGCCAACCCCTGCCGGGGGAAACACCAGCGGCCCGGCAAAGCCGTTCTGCGGTGCTTCACGAAGGAAGCGCGGGCATCATGCGGCCGCAGTGCCAGCACTGCTCGAAGCCGCCTTCGATGCGCTCGCCGCAGGCGCAATGCCAGTCGCGCTGCGGCCGGTGCTGCGCCGCATGCAGCACCTGCTGGGCGCGCTCCAACTGGCCGTCGTCGTCGATCCAGATCTCGGGCAGGCACTGGTCGGGCGGCAATTGGCCCATCACTGCACCGAGGAATTCACGCTGCACGCTGGCCCCGATGCCTTCCTCGCGCAAGGCATGCACCCACAAGGTGGCGATCGCGAGATTGGGGGCCTGGGCCAGACGGCGCATGAGAGTGCTCAGGGCGTGTCGTCCGGGCCGAGGGGCGCCGCGGGATCGTTGGGACCGTCGTCCGGCCATGGCGGAGGCTCGGCCTCGCGCGCGCGTTCCGCATAGCGGTTGAAGCGCCACGCCGAGTCTTCCATGGTGATGCGGCGCCAGGTCGCGCGCTTCTCGGCGGGCGTCATGGCGGGCCAGTGCTGCACCTCGTCGAAACTGCGGCCGCAGCCCTTGCACTCGTCGTCGCCCTGGCTGGTGGAGCAGATGGCGATGCAGGGCGTGTCGGGCGTGCTGTGGTACCAGTCGAGCCAGGCGGCCCAGGCCGCGGCGGGGAAACCCTCTTCGGCGACCTCGTCCTCGTGGTGGAACACCATCAGCGCATAGACCTCGGCCAGCGCGCGCAGCTCGGGCGCGAGCGTGACGCCGTCGGGCGACGGACGCTTGGCGCGCCAGTGGTTGATGGCGGCCTCGATGTCGGTGATGTGAATGGCGGCCATGGGCGGGAAAAAGCAGCGAGCGGCGATCATAGTCCGGCAATTCCCCGCGGCGGCCGAAGGGTATAGGCACTATGAAAATCGGAGCATCATTCGGCGCGGTTGCTAGCGTTTCGGGAGGTATGCTCAAAATTCCCGAAAACTTTTGGTTGCCAGATCGGGGGGCGCGATGCTCTAATCCCCCCACGAAGGGGAGTAGCTCCCGACTGCCATCCACGATGGCGGGCATCGCCAGGTCGTCAATACGAAGCACAACACTTCCGGCCTGTCGGACGACGCGTGTCCCGCGGGATGCGCGCTGTCGAGCAAGACCTTCGATTTGAACCTGCGCAGGTTTGGTCGAAGCGTTCACTGGACTCCCGGTCATCACGACTGGTCTTCGTCATCGCTCCGGCCATCCCCACGCGGGATGAATCGAAACG
It encodes the following:
- a CDS encoding DUF3717 domain-containing protein — translated: MAAIHITDIEAAINHWRAKRPSPDGVTLAPELRALAEVYALMVFHHEDEVAEEGFPAAAWAAWLDWYHSTPDTPCIAICSTSQGDDECKGCGRSFDEVQHWPAMTPAEKRATWRRITMEDSAWRFNRYAERAREAEPPPWPDDGPNDPAAPLGPDDTP
- a CDS encoding DUF2007 domain-containing protein, giving the protein MRRLAQAPNLAIATLWVHALREEGIGASVQREFLGAVMGQLPPDQCLPEIWIDDDGQLERAQQVLHAAQHRPQRDWHCACGERIEGGFEQCWHCGRMMPALPS
- a CDS encoding YaeQ family protein, which produces MALKSTIFKATLAVADIDHGYYADHALTLARHPSETDERMMIRLVALALNAHKLQDVCNGDGTLAFGAGLSNVDEPDVWLRDFTGETKLWIEVGQPEDKPIIKACGKADEVIVYCFNHAAEIWWRGIEGKLTRPQNLQVHRVPTEASQALALLAQRSMQLQATIQENTLTLGDGNRSIDVELQRWK